CAAGAAGTCAAGAATGAGCAAGAAAGGAACAAGCTCATATTAAATTTCATAGAGTAATTttgtaaatctattaaaaaattcaaaattaggattaagactcaaaattaatattttgtcataaagtattaaattaaaattttcacatgtgcataatattttttaaaattaaagttgagtcttttaaagatgatttattgtcattcttcacatatgcatgacatgattaaaagtttaaattttgaaaatattaaagatgattgattgtcatattttatatgtgcatattttatttgaatatttttaaaagtgattgatactctttttgacgtatgcaaaaggtagatgattttatttgaaaaatttgaaaagtaaataatactccttttgtcatatgcgaaaagtgaaaagattaaatttgaaatttttgaacagtgaatgatattgtttttgacatgtgaatcttttcaaatttgaatatgaagttttatatgcctataaatagctcaattgagatcttcaaattcacaacaccaagagcatacgcatatcattgcaagttttgcaacatttattcaaagttttcaatctttcttttcaaagtattgagccttaacccttgttcattttgagaaagatatagttttcactgtattgttcttatttcactcattaatgAGTATTCTTTGATAACCTAccaactatcagctcttgtatcagtaaaaaagtatgtataacccttgtgtgtgtagaaagtattctatacagagaatagttgaatcaccacatgtaaggtgattacaagtgtagtgggtgttctacatggatcctttgtagcgtgttattcaaatgtgtaataggtttttatcttcaactaaatgaggttgaatagtgaatttggaaatcctcaaagggtagcttgaggtgaggacgtatGTAAAGGGGCCGAACCCCGTTAAAAtgctgagtttgcttctcttttacttttactctttatatttattgctgcttcatattttgtttatattttatattgtgtatttgatttataattgttagttattaaatataactcaattcaccccccattttgtgttagtcatctggacaacaattggtatcagagtaagagctcttttgtaatattaattattttttgagttaataTCTTATAGCTAACATTGCAGCTACATTTGGTGaatgtcaatctagcagtcggtctctactcttttgtggagacaattactcattctggaaaactaaaatgagaatattccttcagccTCAAGGTCAAGAAATttagaaatgtattgtaaatggaccttatatccccacaaaagtggttgatggaataGAGAtcgaaaatgaagaagaataaTTTGATCGTGAAGAAGATAGAATTTATACattgaatttaactgttatgaatttCCTATATAAGACTCTTAATAGAAATGAGttcaatagaataatgactttcACTACGGTAAATAAAATTTGGGATAACCtgaaagttacttatgaaagaatttcgcaagtcaaggagtcaaaaatttatatttttactcatgaatatgaaatatttaagatgaatggtgatgaatctatttctagtatgtacactcgttttactaacattatAAATAACTTGACAACTCtcggcaaaatttattccaagatggagattgtaaaaaaaattcttaactctctaccaaaacgttaggaatcaaaagtgacagtgaTTCTTGAATTtaaagacctcaagaagctcgaagttaatgaactcatcgggtcacttacaATCTATGAGTAcatattgaaaagaggagatgaAGAAAGAATGTTAAAGAAGAGTTTATCACTTAAAATCGTTGctcatgaaaatgaaagtgatgaagatgaggaaagtgatgacaaaaatgaagaagttgcgataataataagaagaattaaaaaattcttaaagaaaaataaaactcttctaaaaaaatcacattaattatTACCGTGTCAATGTTTATATTTAGAGTGACATTTGTACAATATTATTGAAGTGGTTGAGGCTGATATATCAACGTCTGTcacattaattatttaaaaaaaaaatgtgtacgCAAGGTTgaggcattaaaaaaaaaatatttgattccGCACAAAAGTAGAACACATGGACTCCTAGTCAAAATTGGACCCTTTGATGCCATGACCTTCACAGGGCTCAGGCCATGAACGGTAGACACAAGTAGAACAGCCAAGTCAATCCTGGCTTGTTCGGACTTGGCTATTCAAAATTGGAAAAAGATCCTGGCTTGTTCTGGCAAACGTACGAGCACCAACCCCTCTCACCCAAGCGGAATGCAACCAAAGGAAGCCTTTACGACAGCGTTTGAATGCTGACTCTTCCTGCGTGACCCCAATCCCAAAACCCTTAGCAGCCTCCACAGCCCCTTCCCTCTGCTCCTATTCTCGTTGCCTTTGATCATTTCATCGCATTGAACCGAACGGAACATCGATGATTGGCTCCTCATCCGACTCTGTCTCATCTTCATATCTCTCAGCTCCATCTCCGTAGGAAACCTGGTCATcccaaacataaacaaataccACCGGGACTTGGACGAAGATGCCAGCATCGACACCTTCCCTACTGAAAAGTCACAGTTACTAGCACCGTAAACATAACCTTTTGATGAAGGTGATGCCAAAGttttcgaatcttcatcttctGGCAGCTTCGAGTATTTTGAGGAGCTCCTTCTTTTGTTGAAAGAGAGTGATTTCCATCGAAGAAATCCCGTCTTCGCGTGATTTCGCTTTGTGTTGGTGGTGCTTTCTTGTTTCAGTGTTTTTTCGGGTTCCGGTAGGTCTTTGCAGGGGATGATTTTACCGCAGAAGATGATGTTCTTGTTCACTGTTGTTGCACAAGTAGAGGCGGTGAAATCCTCGCTTAAGAACTCGAAGAAGTCATTGTCATCGGACAAGCGTTGATCTTCTTTTGAGTAATCATCCCAGTTGGATGCGTCGCTATAGATGGGAAGATCACAAAGAGAGAGTGTTTCTTCTGCCTCATATGAATCTTGCAAGTCGGTGTTTTCTTGATCTTCTGGGTCTTGATAAGGTTCCTGATCTTCCATGATGCAGGAACTGAAAGAGTTGCAGGAGAAGTAAATTGGTGATCGAAAGAGAAGAGGCTGAGCAATATTGGAGGAACAGCTTGTGCTCCAATCGCTTATTGGTCTGTGTCTTCTGGTTTGGTGATAGGGGAACCTGAAAAACTACCCATATATATAAGGAGGGAAAATGACAAGTATGTGTTTTAAATATTCTCGAAAAATGTGATTATTTAtatcttcttatttttatttttttaatggttaaagaagtTATTATTAatggatttatatatttttttaattgttaaaaatatttgagatgcAGATTTTTTGTACATATAAGAGTACTAATAGTGGGCTCAAcaaactttaattaaaatttagctaaagttttcacttttataaattttaattagccAATTTTTGTAACATCAaataaactcaacaaatctttcactattctattaaaatattgattttgaactttttattgaattttaattctaattataatttaaatatgattatattaaatattatggttgtattaaaatttattgttgtattaaaatttatgattatattattgttatattttaatctaaaaatattttactagtggTTTTGGCTCTAATATGGAAGAATATTTTACtctaaagaatattttaatattatggaagaatattttattctaaaaatattatttagctaGTGATTTTGGCTTAATAAATTTAGCTAGCTAAAAGATTGGTGGctaaatttactatatacttgtTGAgtctattataaatattttttccacattttaattattttttaactataatttaattttattgaatctACCTATGCTGAGATATAAGGCCTGAAAAGAgaattgatgataataaatttaaattgggctttgctacatacagtcgggaaatgcagtcggcgtgcagtcggctgtacggaatgaataaaaaaaaattataaaaaaattattttatattcagggggacctacatgaattataaaaagttataaaaataattttttttttcatgtaggtcctatattaatttttttttacagccgactgcatttcccgactgcataAATCATTTCTGATTTAAATTATGATTGGGCTTCTAGAAAAGCAGGCGTTGAAAAGTTATTCTGCGTGGTGTCCCCACTCTAACGGCACTCACTTGTGTTCAATTTGCTGACAGTTGGATGACATGGATGCGAGATGTCCCACTCCTCGTTGGACTTTTCCCTTAGCCCTACAGAAACCCATTCAATCTCGGCATCAAATCAGTAAGATTTTATGCAGCGATGGTAACACTTGAATGTCACGGCATGTAGGGTGAAATTGTAGCCAGTCGTACAACTGATATTCAAAGATCAAAGATCAAACCGTGACTTTCTTGGTAGAAAATGCATAACATTACGCGTTGAACTTTTAACTAAATTCGTTCAAGCTCAAGAATTTAACGGCTGAAAATCTTCGCAAACCGTCCAACAAGTTTTGAGGTTTTATACCGTTTTAGTTATGGTTCGTTTGCGAACTCCTGCCCTGTTTTTCTTGTCTCTAGAACTTGATTACCGATTTTCAAATGCTCTGCATGACACGGTCTTCCCTGCGAGGATATGAATCATCGAGAGGACACAAGTAAAATAGATTAGCTTTTCCAAACGTACAAAAAGGGATACGCCGTTGAACTGTGAATACCAGCTCGATCGCTGAATATGTCATTTGGTTTTAGGTATTTGACTTTTCACCCTCCACGAAAACAATTTTTGCTGCCCCCATATATGGGATCACGTCCTTCTTGTTTGAGGTTCATGtcctttttatttgaaaatgagtAAATTTTTTGTAGTCtcattgaaataaaatagagtttattattaacaaaaataatttttttatatgaatcttaaatttatttttttcagaagAGATACACGAgacttatatattataatattataaatattattttttttctttttctttttatgaaaaaaatacatttttttaatttgcaatgCATACAAGTTGGGTAGGCAAGAAGACTATTTCTCTATGTGCATCATCTGTACAACTTgtcaacaaaaatattaaaaatttaatggaAAAATCAACAATATTTTGCTGAATGCCAAATGTGTCAACCTAATTAAAATCTGCGTTTTGTCAATAATTAATTACCTTAATTTACATCATTTATGCGAGCAACATTTCTTTATGAGGAATGCTATACAttatcccacaccacacactttatatattaaaatattatttttttttattattttttattttattttattcttattaaattaattgaattattctttttatcatccacacactatatatttattatagaaaaaataaaaaaaataaaataaatgtggtgtgtgaagtgtgaggatgacaagaaaaattttcctttctttattaACCAGGTGAGATCACCAACCAACCGGTACCTTGTTTCGTGGCATCTTCTATGGGGGTGGCTCTACAGTCACCGTTGGGAGCTCCTGTGGAGGGCTCCCGTtacttgttttgtatttttatttttttatatatatttttttaatatttttaaaaaaataaaaaatcataatattattaaaaaatatttacttaatcattaaataaaaaaaaaaaatctcattggTAATTCTAAGCAGGAACCACTAGCGGGAAGTAGCAAATCCACAACATCTCTTTGAGAGCACTTGCATCTCCAAAGTGGCCTGAATATCAATAAAGTGGTCCGTATTGAAATAGTCAAAATGAATGAATTCTACATATAAAGTATCATTaaagtttctttcaaatttagaTATATACTATTCATCTtcaaagtaattattttattttaaaaatatacatcaATTGCACTAacagaattat
This genomic window from Carya illinoinensis cultivar Pawnee chromosome 7, C.illinoinensisPawnee_v1, whole genome shotgun sequence contains:
- the LOC122316180 gene encoding uncharacterized protein LOC122316180, whose amino-acid sequence is MEDQEPYQDPEDQENTDLQDSYEAEETLSLCDLPIYSDASNWDDYSKEDQRLSDDNDFFEFLSEDFTASTCATTVNKNIIFCGKIIPCKDLPEPEKTLKQESTTNTKRNHAKTGFLRWKSLSFNKRRSSSKYSKLPEDEDSKTLASPSSKGYVYGASNCDFSVGKVSMLASSSKSRWYLFMFGMTRFPTEMELRDMKMRQSRMRSQSSMFRSVQCDEMIKGNENRSRGKGLWRLLRVLGLGSRRKSQHSNAVVKASFGCIPLG